A window of the Butyricimonas faecalis genome harbors these coding sequences:
- a CDS encoding MATE family efflux transporter, whose amino-acid sequence MSEQSKNLKKYIIPAMLANVSFFILTIIDGMFVGNGVGTDALGAVNLALPFVMIINVFAVLFNIGGITVTAIRMGRGDIEGANQAFLHSLTYNVCFALCMTFIGTVFPDKIAVLLGANQTYKEMVSDYIFWYSVFILPACLFYCFNGFARNDGNPQMSIKVALTCMIVNIIGDWITVYPLQMGVKGAAIATGVASCAAFLVASTHYWQKKGNLRVRPFKVQFVLLRKILLRGLPEMISETSVPLTAFSMNYMLITYLGNASVNAFSAINYTCSLFASLMWGLATGLQPLYGLSYGAKDDYSLHYYFRSGRRIALIGGLAIFALTFVIGAPICRLFGVDAASTPIVIASLPKFCLNFVFAAMSTVVSAYLYSTKRTQYAIPLNICRGVIFNVLCINTLPLIFGYDFVWYSMAVAEAICLILAIVLQKMSEKNGIIYK is encoded by the coding sequence AATGGCGTGGGAACGGATGCGTTGGGGGCCGTCAATCTTGCCTTGCCGTTTGTCATGATCATTAATGTATTTGCCGTTTTGTTTAATATCGGGGGAATAACCGTAACAGCCATCCGGATGGGACGCGGGGATATTGAAGGGGCTAATCAGGCTTTCCTACACTCGTTGACATACAACGTGTGCTTTGCCTTGTGCATGACTTTCATCGGTACCGTATTCCCGGATAAAATAGCCGTGTTGTTGGGGGCTAATCAGACGTATAAAGAGATGGTATCGGATTATATCTTTTGGTATTCCGTATTTATCCTGCCTGCTTGTCTGTTTTATTGTTTTAACGGATTCGCCCGGAATGACGGCAATCCACAAATGTCAATCAAGGTAGCACTGACCTGTATGATTGTCAATATCATTGGCGACTGGATTACCGTTTATCCCTTGCAGATGGGAGTCAAAGGTGCCGCCATTGCCACTGGGGTAGCAAGCTGCGCTGCGTTTCTTGTTGCCTCTACACACTATTGGCAGAAGAAAGGGAATTTACGCGTTCGGCCCTTCAAAGTACAGTTTGTCTTATTACGAAAAATATTACTTCGAGGACTACCGGAGATGATTTCCGAGACATCGGTACCGCTTACCGCGTTTTCAATGAACTACATGTTGATCACCTATTTGGGAAATGCATCTGTAAATGCCTTTTCCGCCATAAACTATACTTGCTCCTTGTTTGCGTCGTTGATGTGGGGCTTGGCAACAGGCCTTCAGCCTTTATACGGGTTGAGTTACGGGGCGAAAGATGACTACAGCCTGCATTATTATTTTCGTAGCGGAAGACGAATCGCTCTGATTGGAGGGCTAGCGATCTTTGCTCTGACCTTTGTTATCGGTGCTCCCATATGTCGGTTGTTTGGTGTTGATGCGGCCTCCACGCCGATCGTTATTGCCTCCCTTCCGAAATTCTGTTTGAATTTCGTGTTTGCGGCAATGAGTACAGTGGTTTCGGCATACTTGTATTCAACGAAACGTACCCAATACGCGATACCGTTAAATATATGCCGTGGAGTGATATTCAACGTGTTGTGTATAAATACGCTGCCTCTTATTTTCGGCTATGATTTCGTATGGTACTCGATGGCTGTTGCCGAGGCAATTTGCCTGATCCTTGCTATTGTATTGCAAAAAATGTCAGAAAAGAATGGAATAATATACAAATAA
- a CDS encoding efflux RND transporter periplasmic adaptor subunit: MTLCACGSGQMQQEQVQQYPVIQVNKSSIELQESYSATMKGRQDVEIYPQVSGTISKLCVKEGEQVKKGQPLFVIDQVPYQAALRVATANVRAAEAQVETARLDYDSKQMLFDEEVISEYDLLQAKNALAIAKAGLEQVKAQEINARNDLSYTEVKSPANGVVGTLPYRTGALVGPSMLQPLTIISDTEQMYIYFSMTENDIRGLIRQYGTPDEVIKSLPAITLRLNDGTEYEQKGCIETISGIINPQTGTVSIRCVFPNEKRLLFSGGIGNIVLPQQETDAIVIPQSATYEIQDKIFVYKVIDGKAVASEIVVAKQNDGKHYIVRDGLTVGDKIISEGVGLVQDGAEVSIKE, translated from the coding sequence ATGACCCTGTGTGCCTGTGGCAGCGGTCAGATGCAACAGGAACAGGTGCAACAATATCCTGTAATCCAGGTAAATAAAAGCTCCATTGAATTGCAAGAATCCTATTCGGCTACGATGAAAGGACGTCAGGATGTGGAGATTTATCCGCAGGTATCGGGAACTATTTCTAAACTTTGCGTAAAGGAGGGAGAACAGGTAAAGAAAGGGCAGCCCCTCTTTGTAATCGACCAAGTGCCTTATCAGGCTGCCTTACGCGTGGCAACCGCCAATGTCCGTGCGGCAGAAGCTCAGGTTGAAACAGCCCGACTTGACTACGACAGTAAGCAGATGCTCTTCGACGAGGAGGTGATTTCTGAATACGACCTTTTACAGGCAAAAAATGCGTTGGCTATTGCCAAAGCCGGATTGGAACAGGTAAAAGCGCAGGAAATCAATGCAAGAAACGACTTGTCGTACACCGAAGTGAAAAGTCCGGCTAACGGAGTGGTGGGAACATTGCCCTATCGTACAGGGGCATTGGTAGGGCCCTCCATGCTACAACCGTTGACTATCATATCGGATACCGAACAGATGTATATCTATTTCTCCATGACGGAGAACGACATCCGCGGTCTTATCCGTCAGTATGGCACGCCCGACGAGGTCATCAAGTCCCTGCCTGCAATCACTCTTCGTCTCAATGACGGTACGGAATACGAACAGAAGGGATGTATTGAAACCATCAGCGGCATCATCAACCCGCAAACAGGAACCGTTTCGATTCGATGCGTCTTTCCTAACGAAAAACGTTTGCTGTTCAGCGGTGGAATCGGCAATATCGTTCTGCCTCAACAAGAAACGGATGCGATTGTTATTCCGCAGAGTGCTACCTATGAAATTCAAGATAAAATCTTTGTGTACAAGGTGATAGATGGAAAAGCCGTTGCCTCTGAAATTGTAGTAGCCAAACAAAATGACGGCAAGCACTATATCGTTCGCGATGGCCTTACCGTGGGTGACAAAATAATATCCGAAGGCGTGGGTCTCGTGCAAGACGGGGCGGAAGTATCAATCAAAGAGTAA
- a CDS encoding efflux RND transporter permease subunit, with the protein MNLKTFIDRPILSIVISVVITLIGGLAVTSLPVEQYPDIAPPTISVWTNYPGANAETVQKAVIVPLEEAINGVENMTYITSTASNNGDAEIMIYFKQGTNADMAAVNVQNSVSTAMALLPAEVVQIGVTTSKQQNAELKTVGLYDPTNTYDMKFLDNYFKINVEPRLKRIYGVGKVMHFGANYAMRIWMDPAKMAQYKLIPSDITAVLARQNIEAATGSFGENHDNVYQYTMKYRGRFSTPEEFENLVVRSLANGDILRLKDVATVELGAESYNFFSQINGKPSTMFSIYQTAGTNASEIIGEIDATLSEISESLPKGLEFVSLSDTNRFLKASIKEVIITLLVSILLVVLVVYLFLQDLRSTFIPTISIFVSIIGTFAFMAVAGFSINLLTLFALVLAIGTVVDNAIIVVEAVQSRFEAGYRSSYAATCDAMGGISSAIIISTLIFMAVFIPVSMMGGTSGTFYAQFGLTMAAAVGLSAINALTLSPALCAWMLTSFVDENGNERKNFAAKFRKAYNVGFNALLKRYKSGVMFFIKRPKMAWAILACGLALLIVLMRVTPTGFVPQEDMAMAFVSMNTKPGTSTIENEKVMKRVSAEMAKFPEVDYVGSVGGYSFSGSGPSMSLHFLTLSDWDKRKGKGHAADDVIAKIYEVVSEIPDAEAFAMAPPMIPGYGMGNGFELYLQDRMAGDIDEFKAVNDQFVAALNARPEIDMAYSAFDTRFPQYWVDIDAAVCERAGVSTVEVLETLSGYYGGGYVSNFNRFSKLYRVMTQAPPEDRVTAESLNKFYVRTAAGEMTPLSHFVKLNKTYGPQSLNRFNLYNAISISGTPASGYSSGEALKAVAEVAAEVLPRNYSYEFGGISREEAASGSNVIMIFVLCIVLVYLILSAMYESLVLPFTIILSVPCGLMGSFLFAQMFGLENNIYLQTGLIMLIGLLAKTAILITDFAGERRRSGMSIKQAAIGAATHRLRPILMTALTMVFGMLPLMFASGVGANGNSALGTGAIGGMLVGTLVLLFLVPALWMFFQGIQERIKPITFKDADPAITGEIEEVALIKHLKEMEEK; encoded by the coding sequence ATGAATTTAAAAACATTTATCGACCGTCCGATTCTATCCATCGTTATTTCTGTGGTGATCACATTGATCGGTGGACTGGCTGTCACCTCTCTTCCGGTGGAACAGTACCCCGATATTGCCCCTCCCACGATATCTGTTTGGACCAACTACCCGGGTGCAAATGCTGAAACGGTACAGAAAGCGGTTATCGTTCCGCTGGAAGAAGCCATCAATGGAGTGGAAAATATGACCTATATCACCTCCACGGCTTCCAATAATGGCGATGCCGAAATTATGATTTATTTCAAACAGGGAACCAACGCCGATATGGCAGCTGTAAACGTGCAGAATAGTGTATCTACGGCGATGGCGCTATTGCCTGCCGAGGTGGTTCAAATCGGAGTGACGACTTCAAAACAGCAAAATGCCGAATTGAAAACCGTGGGCTTGTATGACCCGACGAATACATACGACATGAAGTTTCTCGACAACTATTTCAAGATCAATGTCGAGCCTCGGTTAAAGCGTATTTATGGAGTGGGTAAGGTGATGCACTTTGGAGCCAATTATGCCATGCGCATATGGATGGATCCGGCAAAAATGGCTCAATACAAATTGATCCCGAGTGATATTACGGCCGTGTTGGCACGTCAGAATATTGAAGCGGCTACCGGTTCGTTTGGTGAAAACCACGATAATGTCTATCAATACACCATGAAATATCGCGGTCGCTTCTCAACACCGGAAGAATTTGAGAATCTGGTGGTCCGTTCACTGGCCAACGGCGACATCCTGCGTTTAAAAGATGTGGCAACGGTGGAATTGGGGGCAGAATCTTACAATTTCTTTAGTCAGATCAATGGTAAACCGAGCACCATGTTCTCGATTTACCAGACTGCCGGTACAAATGCCTCTGAAATCATTGGCGAAATCGATGCCACCTTGTCCGAGATAAGTGAAAGTTTGCCCAAAGGGTTGGAATTTGTAAGTTTGAGTGATACCAATCGTTTCTTGAAAGCTTCCATCAAAGAGGTAATCATCACGCTCCTTGTTTCGATACTATTGGTTGTTTTGGTGGTGTATTTATTCTTACAGGATTTGCGTTCCACGTTTATCCCGACCATCTCCATCTTTGTCTCCATCATTGGAACATTTGCCTTTATGGCGGTGGCAGGATTCTCTATCAACCTCCTGACATTATTTGCGTTGGTGCTTGCCATTGGTACGGTGGTGGATAATGCGATTATTGTGGTGGAAGCTGTACAGAGTCGGTTCGAGGCAGGGTATCGCTCTTCGTATGCCGCCACGTGCGACGCGATGGGAGGCATTTCATCGGCAATCATTATTTCAACGCTGATATTTATGGCCGTGTTCATTCCTGTTTCAATGATGGGAGGAACCTCGGGAACCTTCTACGCCCAGTTCGGTCTTACCATGGCGGCAGCCGTCGGTCTTTCTGCCATCAATGCTCTCACGCTTTCTCCCGCGCTGTGTGCCTGGATGTTGACAAGCTTTGTTGACGAGAATGGGAATGAGCGTAAAAACTTTGCAGCCAAATTTCGAAAGGCATACAACGTTGGTTTTAACGCCTTGTTAAAACGCTATAAAAGCGGAGTGATGTTTTTCATCAAACGGCCTAAAATGGCGTGGGCAATCCTTGCGTGCGGTTTGGCTCTTTTGATCGTGTTGATGCGTGTAACGCCTACCGGTTTTGTACCGCAAGAGGATATGGCAATGGCATTTGTCAGCATGAACACCAAGCCGGGAACCTCTACCATTGAAAATGAAAAAGTGATGAAGAGAGTTTCTGCTGAAATGGCAAAATTCCCCGAAGTGGACTATGTCGGTTCGGTGGGCGGTTATTCATTTTCTGGTTCCGGTCCGTCCATGAGTTTGCATTTCCTCACGCTTTCCGATTGGGATAAACGTAAAGGCAAAGGACACGCTGCCGATGACGTGATCGCTAAAATATATGAAGTGGTATCCGAAATTCCGGATGCCGAAGCTTTTGCAATGGCTCCGCCAATGATTCCGGGGTATGGTATGGGAAATGGTTTCGAACTCTACCTTCAAGACCGGATGGCGGGAGACATCGATGAATTCAAGGCTGTGAATGACCAATTTGTAGCGGCATTGAATGCTCGTCCGGAAATTGACATGGCTTATTCTGCGTTCGACACGCGCTTCCCTCAATATTGGGTAGATATAGATGCAGCGGTTTGCGAGCGTGCCGGAGTATCCACGGTTGAAGTGCTGGAAACACTGTCAGGGTATTACGGGGGCGGTTATGTCTCCAATTTCAATCGTTTCTCGAAATTGTACCGTGTTATGACACAAGCACCTCCCGAAGATCGCGTAACGGCAGAATCTCTCAATAAATTCTATGTCCGTACTGCCGCGGGAGAGATGACCCCGTTGTCACACTTCGTCAAACTCAACAAAACGTACGGACCGCAATCACTCAATCGTTTCAACCTTTACAATGCCATTTCCATCAGCGGAACACCGGCCAGCGGCTACAGTTCGGGAGAGGCATTGAAAGCGGTAGCCGAAGTGGCTGCTGAGGTATTGCCTCGTAATTATAGCTACGAATTCGGGGGAATATCACGTGAAGAGGCCGCGTCAGGCAGTAACGTGATCATGATATTTGTACTCTGTATCGTTTTGGTGTACCTGATTTTGAGTGCCATGTATGAAAGCTTGGTGTTGCCCTTTACGATCATCCTGTCCGTGCCTTGCGGGCTGATGGGTAGCTTCCTGTTTGCACAGATGTTTGGATTGGAAAACAACATCTATTTACAAACCGGACTCATCATGCTTATCGGTTTGTTGGCGAAAACGGCCATTCTTATTACCGACTTTGCCGGTGAGCGTAGGCGTTCGGGAATGTCCATCAAACAAGCGGCCATTGGTGCGGCCACGCATCGTTTGCGTCCGATATTGATGACGGCATTGACAATGGTATTCGGTATGTTGCCGTTGATGTTCGCCTCGGGAGTGGGAGCCAATGGAAACTCGGCACTTGGTACGGGTGCGATTGGAGGTATGCTTGTGGGAACATTAGTGCTGCTTTTCCTTGTTCCTGCCTTGTGGATGTTCTTCCAAGGCATTCAAGAGAGAATCAAACCGATAACGTTTAAGGACGCCGATCCCGCCATTACGGGTGAAATAGAGGAGGTGGCACTCATAAAACATTTGAAAGAAATGGAGGAGAAATGA
- a CDS encoding efflux transporter outer membrane subunit, with protein MKKLIIYTVFAVMVSSCHIYRNFPETTTVDKELYGQEYVSADTSTLASLSWRELFTDMYLQRLVDSALLRNTDLRVARLRTEQAEALLLNARLSYLPSFGLSAEGTLSKLGSESMSKTYSLGGSASWEVDIFGRITNAKRGAREALEASKAYEQAVQTNIVATVATGYYTLLMLDEQLRISRATLVNWEKRIHMLEALKRGGGGVTDAAVLQAKANRMSLESAVLSIEKGIREAENTLCTLLAIPPTAFVRGVLAEQSFPEKLSVGLPIQLLAHRPDIRMAEHQLAQAFYATNAARGAFYPSINLSGSLGWTNNGGGVELNPTQWLLNAIGSLTQPLFNKGTHVANLKIAKAEQNAALLTFRQALLAAGAEVNNALAALQTSRGKLLIDGEQVSLLQEAVRKTELLMRHSSMNYLEVLTAQQTLLDAEQAVAQDKFDEIQSIISLYHALGGGVQ; from the coding sequence ATGAAAAAGCTAATCATATATACAGTATTTGCGGTAATGGTGTCGAGTTGCCATATTTACCGTAACTTTCCCGAAACCACAACTGTGGATAAAGAATTGTACGGTCAAGAGTATGTATCGGCAGATACGTCGACGTTGGCTTCCCTTTCGTGGCGAGAACTGTTTACCGATATGTATTTGCAGCGACTTGTGGATTCTGCATTGCTCCGCAATACCGATCTGCGTGTGGCACGTTTGCGCACCGAGCAGGCTGAAGCCCTGTTGTTAAACGCTCGCCTCTCTTATCTCCCTTCATTTGGATTGTCGGCCGAAGGGACGCTGAGCAAGTTGGGAAGTGAATCGATGTCTAAAACCTATTCACTAGGTGGTTCAGCCAGCTGGGAAGTGGACATTTTCGGTCGAATCACAAATGCCAAGCGGGGAGCACGTGAAGCATTGGAGGCGAGTAAAGCGTACGAGCAAGCCGTGCAGACCAACATAGTGGCTACTGTTGCAACGGGATATTACACGCTTCTCATGCTTGATGAACAATTGCGCATCAGCAGAGCGACACTTGTCAACTGGGAAAAAAGAATCCACATGCTCGAAGCCTTGAAGCGTGGAGGCGGTGGCGTAACCGATGCTGCCGTTTTACAAGCGAAAGCCAACCGCATGTCATTGGAGAGTGCCGTGCTTTCCATTGAAAAGGGTATCCGGGAGGCCGAGAATACACTTTGTACATTACTTGCGATACCTCCGACAGCCTTCGTGCGAGGGGTGTTGGCGGAACAAAGTTTCCCGGAAAAACTATCCGTGGGTCTACCCATTCAATTGCTTGCCCATCGCCCCGATATACGAATGGCGGAACATCAATTGGCACAAGCATTTTATGCTACTAATGCCGCTCGTGGTGCCTTCTATCCGTCAATCAACCTGTCCGGTAGTTTGGGATGGACGAATAATGGCGGAGGCGTGGAACTCAATCCCACGCAGTGGCTTCTGAACGCCATCGGTTCACTCACCCAGCCGCTTTTCAACAAAGGGACCCATGTTGCCAACCTGAAGATTGCCAAAGCAGAACAAAATGCAGCCTTGTTGACATTTCGTCAAGCTTTGCTGGCTGCCGGTGCTGAAGTAAACAATGCGTTGGCAGCCCTGCAAACCTCTCGCGGTAAACTTTTGATAGACGGGGAACAAGTTAGCTTGTTGCAGGAAGCTGTTCGAAAAACGGAGTTACTCATGCGCCATTCTTCGATGAATTATCTTGAAGTATTAACCGCACAACAAACGCTTTTGGATGCGGAGCAAGCTGTTGCGCAGGATAAATTTGATGAGATACAGAGCATCATTTCGCTCTATCACGCTTTAGGCGGGGGAGTACAATAA
- a CDS encoding RNA polymerase sigma-70 factor: protein MSYLKSHIFSVSISRNIDLFESLFNTYYAGLVAYATRLVGNVNTAEDIVCDVFTLVWEKQEILQMENQKAYLFTAVRNQSLNYLAQLKVRDEYREYIVQKGDVTGLLTWEYYVKSELKEHIERAVHNLPAQCQKIFIMNRFENKSVAEIANEMQLSTRTVEKQIGIALKKLRVDLADYLSVAYLIYLLYP, encoded by the coding sequence ATGAGTTATTTGAAATCACATATCTTTTCAGTATCAATTAGCCGCAACATTGATTTATTCGAATCATTATTTAACACGTATTACGCGGGCTTGGTTGCGTATGCCACCCGCCTTGTCGGAAATGTTAACACGGCTGAAGACATCGTGTGTGACGTTTTCACCCTCGTGTGGGAAAAGCAGGAAATACTGCAAATGGAAAACCAAAAGGCATACCTGTTTACAGCCGTGCGAAACCAGTCACTCAATTACCTTGCACAATTAAAAGTGCGTGACGAATACCGGGAATATATCGTTCAAAAAGGAGATGTCACCGGTCTGCTCACGTGGGAATATTACGTGAAATCCGAATTGAAAGAACACATCGAGCGTGCTGTCCACAACCTCCCGGCCCAATGCCAGAAAATTTTCATCATGAATCGGTTTGAAAACAAAAGTGTCGCGGAAATCGCTAACGAAATGCAACTTTCCACCCGTACCGTGGAAAAGCAAATCGGAATAGCTTTAAAAAAACTTCGCGTTGACCTTGCCGATTATTTAAGTGTGGCATATTTAATTTACTTGTTGTACCCGTAA
- a CDS encoding FecR family protein produces the protein MEPGIEDEKLKEALDLLEEIERVDEKKGYDRLVKPLRQKERRLLAWRRVVLSSAAVILPLLVAGIWWSVREKAEVPPLARVDAIVPGVNTARLILADRKEILLDTMSARNLTLVSGETVRKEGTGVVYENGQKTSETVVYNELVVPKGGEYDIVLGDGTRVWLNADSKLKFPVSFTGKERRVYLEGEGYIDVARDTARPFIVETREQSIRVLGTAFNVYAHEGERMTYTTLARGSVQVKDKKTGKSVALHPGEQLCLDVADRGMVVREVDVRKECAWKDGMFVFNGQTLEQIMLKLSRWYNVTVFYQNEEAKKIVFKGNLPRYSDFQTMLSILEKSSEVKFSEKNRVITVSI, from the coding sequence ATGGAGCCGGGTATAGAAGATGAAAAATTGAAAGAAGCCCTCGATTTGCTGGAGGAGATCGAGCGGGTGGATGAGAAGAAAGGATACGATCGCTTGGTGAAGCCTCTCCGTCAAAAGGAGAGACGTTTGTTGGCGTGGCGGCGAGTGGTGCTTTCTTCCGCGGCGGTTATATTGCCATTGCTTGTCGCGGGGATATGGTGGAGTGTGCGGGAAAAGGCGGAGGTGCCGCCGTTGGCACGGGTGGATGCTATCGTACCCGGGGTGAATACGGCCCGACTGATATTGGCAGATAGGAAAGAGATTCTTTTGGACACGATGTCAGCCCGAAATTTGACGCTTGTTTCGGGAGAGACTGTCCGGAAAGAGGGGACGGGCGTGGTTTACGAGAATGGTCAAAAGACGAGTGAGACGGTTGTCTATAATGAGTTGGTTGTTCCCAAGGGGGGAGAGTACGATATCGTGCTCGGAGATGGAACGCGCGTGTGGTTGAACGCGGATTCCAAGTTGAAGTTCCCGGTTTCTTTTACCGGCAAAGAGAGACGGGTGTATTTGGAAGGAGAGGGGTATATTGATGTGGCGCGGGATACTGCCAGACCTTTTATCGTCGAAACCCGGGAGCAAAGTATTCGGGTGTTGGGAACGGCCTTTAACGTGTATGCGCACGAGGGAGAACGAATGACTTACACGACCCTAGCCCGGGGAAGTGTGCAGGTGAAGGATAAAAAGACGGGGAAAAGCGTGGCGTTGCATCCCGGGGAGCAACTTTGTCTGGACGTGGCGGATAGAGGGATGGTGGTGCGAGAGGTGGATGTGCGAAAGGAGTGCGCGTGGAAAGACGGCATGTTCGTGTTTAACGGGCAGACGTTGGAGCAGATTATGCTTAAATTATCCCGTTGGTACAATGTTACGGTCTTTTATCAAAACGAGGAAGCCAAAAAGATCGTGTTCAAGGGGAATCTTCCTCGATATAGTGATTTCCAGACGATGTTGAGTATTTTGGAGAAAAGTAGTGAAGTCAAATTCAGTGAGAAAAATCGTGTAATTACGGTAAGTATATAA